The genomic region GCCACCGCGCCGGTCGTGGTGGGCAGTGCCTCGTTGACCCGGGCCAGGGTGCCCGCGTCGGTGTACCCGTCGTTGCTGACGACCCACAGGGTGCCGGAGCCGTCGAAGGCGAAGTCGCCGTTGCCGCCCAGACCGGTCCCGGCGATGGTGGCGACCTGGCCGATGGCCTGCTCCGTGACGGTGTTGAAGGCGTAGACGGTCCAGGTGCTGCCGCCGGCCGCGTAGTAGTAGATGCCGGTCGCCGGGTTGATCGCACCGGCGACGACGTCGCGCGCGTTGCTGTTGGTGGACAGGGCGTAGCGCTTCGTGGTGTGCGTGCGGGCGAAGCGCAGGACCTGGTTGGCCTTGCGGTCGAACGCCCAGATGTGGTCGCCGCCCCCCTTGGGCAGCGCCAGGGCGTTGACGGTGTGGTCGTCGTCGACGGGGTCGAAGTCACCGTGGGCGCTGCTGGCCCCGGTGACGCTGTTGACCTTGCGGATGTCGAAGCCCTTGGAGCCCTTGACGGTGTAGACGGTGTTGTCGGTGCACACGAACGGCGACACCGTGGCCGACGCCGGTGCCGCGGGCAGCAGCGCCAGCCCGGCCCCGGCGAGCGCCGCGGTGACCACCGAGGTGGTCCACCGCCGTGTCCGTGAGTGGTGCGCGCGAGAAGTCGTCGGCATTGCTCAGCCCCCCAGCTGTCCGCGTCCGCTGCCGGACGCCTCGTGAACGGGTGCGCCACGGCCCTCCCGGCGGACGCGGGACCGATCCTCACCCCGGCGCGGCGCCTCCCCGGGGCGAACGGTGCACTCGTGCCGCAACGTGCACGTCGTGTGCACGAACCGTTGACCCGGCGAGCACCCGGTGATGTCGTCGCGAGGCACGCACGTCGGTGCCGGCGGGTAGAACCGCTCCCGTGCTGCCCACCGACCCCGACGCGCCCGAGCCGTACCCCGACGAGTGCGTGGCCTGCTACCTGCGCCGGGTCGTGGGCGACCACGGTTGCGTCCACGCGGCGCCGGTTGCGCTGGGCTGGGCCGAGCGCTTCCGCGACCTGCGCTCCCCCACCGCCCACTCCCTCGTACGCCGCCTGCTCGCGCTCGGCGGCTGCGACTGCGCCGTCGTGCGCGAGGGCCTGCGCCCGGTGCGCGAGGTGATGGTGCGCGACCTGCACACCGACGAGCTGGAGGAGCCCGAGCGCTGGCCCGGCTGTGCCGGGGTGGGGGTCACCAGCAGCCGGCCGTGCCGGCACTGGGAGCGCCGGCCGCGCGCCCGACGGGGGTGAGCGGGTCGTGGCGGCCGGGTCAGTCGCCGACCCAGGAGCCGCGGCCGCCGAACCAGTCGCCCATCGACCCCGGGGCCGCGCCACCGCCCCCTCGGCCGGCGCGCCCGCCGAGGTAGGAGCCCACGACGGCGGCGCCGAGGTCGTCGAGCTCGGGCGCCACGACGCGGCCGTCGACCCGGCGCGCCATCTGCTCGATGAACCGGGCCAGGCCGGGGTCCTCGCCGAGGCGGAAGAACGTCGTCTGGGCGCCGAGGCGCATGGAGGTGTCGAGCTCGCGCACGGCGTGCGCGACGGTCAGCGGGTGCGGCGGGTAGGAGAAGAAGACCTCGCCGCCGGCCTCGAGGTGCGAGGTCGGCTCGCCGTCGGTGACCACCAGCAGCACCGGCTGGGCGTTGGGGTGCTTGCGGAAGTGCCGGTTGGCCAGCAGCAGCGCGTGGTGCAGGTTGGTGCCCTTCTCCCACCGGGCGTCGAGAGCGGTGAGCTCCTCGATCTCCATCACCTCGGCGTGCCGCCCGAAGCCGACCAGCTGCAGCGCGTCGCCGCGGAACCTGCTGCGGATCAGCGTGTGCAGCGCCAGCGCGGTGCGCTTCATCGGGACCCAGCGCCCGTCCATGGCCATCGAGAAGGACGTGTCGACCAGGAGGGCGACG from Nocardioides salarius harbors:
- a CDS encoding DUF2695 domain-containing protein, translated to MLPTDPDAPEPYPDECVACYLRRVVGDHGCVHAAPVALGWAERFRDLRSPTAHSLVRRLLALGGCDCAVVREGLRPVREVMVRDLHTDELEEPERWPGCAGVGVTSSRPCRHWERRPRARRG